Genomic window (Chondrocystis sp. NIES-4102):
TTTCAAGATTAATTGCCAATCTAAAATCCCCAGATAACCTAAAGCTTAATTTGCTTACTTATATAACTCTGTAGATAGACGAATTGCCATAATTCCAGGCACTAATGCAACAACCAGAGCGATAAATATTTGAGTATCAGTAATTGGCATAGTTTTTTACTCCTTTGCGTTTAATTAAAAAGATATTCCATCCTTAATTTGCGCCATAATCGCCCCCTAAAGAAACACCTTGTAACAAGATGCAACATAATTAAGAAAGAAACTTAAGTCTAAAGTGTACGAAACTAAGGCAAAATGACAACATAAAGCCATTTTAAATTTTCGTGCGCGAAATTAAGACGGAGCAAGACCATTTAACAACTTTAATTACAAAAATATATATTAATATTTAATGCTGGAAAACATAGTCAACTATTTTACCAACGCTGGAATTGAAATCTATTTCTTACTTTTAATTTTGGTAGTCTTAGAAGCAGTATTATCTGCCGACAATGCCATTGCCCTAGCAGCGATCGCCAAAAGTATTAAAGATCCCAAATTACAACGTCAAGCCCTCGATATTGGTTTAGTTGGGGCATACGTACTCAGAATCATTTTAATTTTGGCAGCCACCTGGGTAGTAAAATACTGGCAGTTTGAATTATTGGGTGCAATCTATTTATTGTGGTTAGTATTTAATTATTTTTTCAATAATAAAGAAGAAGCGGATGATGATCACCCGAAACATACCCTAGGGTTTAAATCCTTGTGGCAGGTAATACCGATCATTGCCATTACCGACTTAGCTTTTTCGCTCGACAGTGTAACTTCTGCGATCGCCATTACCGAAGATACATGGTTAATTATCGCAGGCGGAACAATCGGTATAGTTATTTTACGTTTCCTTGCAGGGTTATTTATCCGTTGGCTACAAGAATATACTTACCTAGAAGATGCAGGATTTATTACTGTTGGTTTTATTGGGTTGCGTCTGTTGCTTAAAGTGTGGCTACCAGATGCCTTAATTCCAGAATGGGTAACAATTGCCGTGGTTGCCATTTTCTTTACTTGGGGCTTTTCCAAACGAGAAGAAGCCGAGGATAAATAATAAATCTCCCCACAAGAATTCAGTAAATAGCCAATCAATTTACAATA
Coding sequences:
- the psaM gene encoding photosystem I reaction center subunit XII; protein product: MPITDTQIFIALVVALVPGIMAIRLSTELYK